CCCGTCGTGGTCGACTGCGAGCCCTGACCTGGGGGAGAATCTTTTGCCTGTGTGGCCCCTACAGTGAGCTATGTTGCTTATTCGGGGGACAGCAGGCGGGACGGCGCTGACCGGGACGCTGTACGAACCGGGCGAGGAGCCGCCCGAGTTCAACGGCGCGCCGGACGAGGGGACGCCCTACGTCTGGCTCTGTGACGCCTTCTACGAGGTCGAAAGCGGCGGTCAGGTCCAGTCTATCGGCGACCGCGAGATCCGGATTGCTTTCGAGTCCCCGATGCCCCGCGGCTTCGAGACGCGCGATGCGGCCATCGACGCGGCCAAGGAACACGTCAGAACGCAGTTCGCCCGGCTCGGCGTGGCTGGCGAGACCGTTGACGTGACGGTGCAGCAAGCTGAGACGGCGTAGCTGCACAGGTCTGTGGAGAAAGGCGGCCCGTTTTCTGAGTCAGCGAACGACCAGTGAGTTATACCAATGTGACGGGTGAACCCACTGCGCGTGGCCGAGGACCCGTCCCCGACCGAGGTGTTCGCCCTCCTCGACGATGACTACGCTCGCGCGCTCCTTGCAGCCACGAGTCACAGACCGATGACTGCAACTGAACTCAGCAACGACTGCGACATGTCACTCTCGACCGTGTATCGCCGCCTCGACGCCCTCGAGGACTGCGGCCTCGTCGCCGCTCGAACGCAAATCGCGGACGATGGGCACCATGTAGACGTGTACGAGGCACAGATGGACGAACTCACCGTGTGTCTCACCGACGGGACCTTCGATGTCAGCCTCTCCGTCGAATCGACGACACACGAGTTCGCCGACGCGCTGGTGGATCTCTGGGAGGGGCTCTGATGGACGTTGCCGGCCTCTCCGCCGAAACGTGGGTTACCGTGAACACTGCTTTCCACCTCGCACAGACGGGGGTCGGGCTGCTCATTGCTGCATTGGCGCTCGTCGGCTACCGTCGACAGCGGACCCGCTCCATGCTCGCGCTGGCCGTCGGAATCAGCCTCCTCACCTTCGTCTCGTACCTCGTTACCCTTGGTGCCGTGCAGGTCTTCCCGCGAGTGGTGTTTCCCCTTCCGGGCACTATCACAGAACTCGTCGGGCTCCTCGTCCTCCTGTACGCCATCGTTCTGGCCCGCCGCGGATAGCACGCTTCAGAACGATTCTTCGACGGCTCCCCACCGGATATCGTTGAACTCCCGCTCGCGGTCGGTCTCGAAGGTCCGCTCGATGCGGCGGGTGAGTTCCTCGCTGCCCTGGCGGTCGATTTTGGCGAGTTCGTCAGCCTTCCCGATAGCCAGCGGCGGCCCCTGTTCCCGGGCCACGTCGTGGAGTATCTGCCGTGTGAGTTTGGCCCGACACTCCGGGTCTTTGGTGAACGCGTACGGGGCCTCGACGCGGAACACGAGGTCGGAGCGCGGGTCATAGAGGACGAAAAACGTCACCTCGTAGGCCTCTGGGTCGAGCGACCGCTCGATGCCCAGCGCGTCGCCGTCGGCGGCCATGATGCCGTCGGTGCCGCCCCGCGAGCGGAACCAGTTCGTCGCGGTGAGACAGTCGGTCTGCCGCTCACCATCGTCGTCGCGACGCTCCAGGATTCGGCGGAAGAAGGCGGTGTCGTTCACCCACGGCGCGTTGGTCTTGCGCCGGAGCGCCCGCGTGAGGGCCTTCGTTGAGGAGTTCTTGATGAACCCCACCATCGGGACGTCCCGCTCGACGAACCGCTCGACGAGGTCGACGTAGTTGTTCACGACCGTTTTGGGGCGGTCGTCCTCCGCGAGCAGGTCGGCCAGTTCGGTGTCGCGGTCGGCCCATCGGAGGACACCGGTCGGATAGATAGGGCCGTCGAGGATGAACAGGTCCTCGACCACGTCGGCGTTGGTCAGCGCGTGCTGGCTCTCGGCGAGGTATAGTGCCAGCGCGTGGACGACCCGCTGCTCGTAGCGGTCGACCTGGGGCACGTCGAGGACGCGCCGCTTGGCGTAGCCGCGGTCCCCGCCCTGCCACTCGCCGTCGAACCCCAGCGTCGCGTCGTTCGAGTGGACGGCCATGATGATCGTCCGGCCGCGATGCAGTTCGACGTCGGATGGCACGCTGCCCATCGCCGCCTGCGCCACGTCCAGCACCAGTCCGTTCTTGAATGTCGTGGGATTGATAGTCCCCGAATCCAGGCCGTGCTGGGTTGGAAACGGCGGGTCCGCCAGCGCGATGTCCTCGATGGGAACCTTCCGGCGGCGCTGCTCGCCTAGCGGTTCCAGAATCTTCGTCCCGTCCTGCCACAGCGGGTCGAGAAAACTGTCCCAGACTTCCTCGGCGGCCGCCTCCTGGTCGCTCGTCTCGACGGTCTCGCGCACCTGCCCGGCGAGCTTGGCGATGCCGTCGACGTGGACCGGGTCCAGCGTCATGCCCGTGCGTTCGCGGGGACGGGCATAACCCTTTGGTCACCTGCCGATTCGGCGCTTATACTGTCGGCTGTCCGTCTGTGACGAATTCCGCCACTCCGGGGTTGGCGAATATCTTGTAACTGTTACAGCCGACAGTATTACTCCTTACCGGACTCTTCACGGAGGATGCGTTCGATGGCCTCGGCGATCTCCTCGTAGGACTGCATCGTCAGGCCGTCCGTGGTGATGAGCACGCCCTGGCGCTCGGTCGTCGCCCGCAGGAGGTAGCCGTTAGAGAACGCGCGGACGGTGAAGCGGTAGTCGCCCAGTTCGGACTCCTGATATGCGTTTTTCGTTTGCTTGTACCCCTGCCATTCGTGGCCCACGAAGTCGTTGAGGTCGGCGTCCTGTTCAAGGTCCTCCCGCAGGTAGAGTTGCTCGAAGTTCGCACGCGTGAAATACGTCACTGAACGGAGCGAGTCACCCGTCGCTGTCCGGGCTGTCGTGACGATTGCGTCGGCCAGATCGTCCGAGAGAATGTTCCGAGTCATGCCAGACCGAAGGCGGGCCACCCTCTTAATTTCAGGGTTCCCGATACCGGCAGCGATAGCGGAGTAGCGACATGGAGTACCGACACCAGAGCCGCCGAATTTCGCATTATCGACCGTCACGTTCGGGACTGACCGACAGTGTATTAGGCCGGTCGCGTGACCCACCGGGTATGGACGTCGGACTTATCATCTTAGACGGCTGGGGCCTGAATCCGGACGACGATGTCCGGGATGCCGTCGCCGCCGCCGACACGCCGAACTTCGACCGCTACCGAGACGCAGGCGCAGCGTCGACGCTTGCCACCCACGGCCGCCGGGTCGGCCTCCCGGAGGGCCAGATGGGCAACTCCGAGGTCGGCCACCTCAACATCGGGGCCGGCCGCGTCGTCAAGCAGGACTCCGCTCGCGTCAGCGATAGTATCGCGCGCTCCCGGGGCGAGTCGCCGCCCGATGACGCCGCACAGGACCCGCCATTCTTCGAGAACGAAACGATTCTGTCGGCCTTCGAGCACGCCGAGGACCACGGCGGCCGGGTCCACTTCATGGGCCTCGTGTCGGACGGCGGCGTCCACTCCTATCAGGACCACCTCCACGCGCTCATCGAACTCGCTGGCGAGCGTGGGACTGACGCCGTCTCGCACGCCTTCACCGACGGCCGCGACACCTCGCCGACCGGCGGCGAGGACTACCTCACCGACCTCGAAGCCCACGCCGAGGCGCACGGAACTGGCCACGTCGCCACCGTCTGCGGGCGCTACTACGCGATGGACCGCGACCAGAACTGGGAGCGGACCCGTCGGGCCTACGACGCCATCGTCCACCGCGAGGGCGACCACCACGCGGATGACGCCGTCACGGCCGCTACGGAGTCCTACGCCCGCGACACCACGGACGAGTTTATCGAGCCGACGACCGTCGGCGACCACGCCGGTCTCGAAGACGGCGACGCGGTCATCTTCTTCAACTTCCGCTCGGACCGCGCCCGACAACTCACCCGGATGCTCGGCGACATCCGCCCGGACGACTGGGGGGCCGACACCGAACCGCCGGACACCCGACTGGTGACGATGACGCAGTACGACGAGACGTTCGACCTGCCGGTCGCCTTCCCGCCGAACCAGCCCGAGGACGTACTCGGCGAGGTGATTTCTGAAGCCGGGAAGACACAGATTCGGCTGGCCGAGACCGAGAAATACCCCCACGTCACCTACTTCCTCAACGGCGGTCGCGAGGTCGCGTTCGACGGCGAGAGCCGAGAAATCGTCGATAGCCCCGACGTGGCGACCTACGATATGCAACCGGAGATGAGTGCGCCGGAGCTGGCAGACACTGCCATCGAGTTCATCGAGACCGAGGACCCCGACGCGATGGTCCTGAACTTCGCGAACCCCGACATGGTCGGCCACACCGGCGACTTCGACGCGGCGGTGACTGCCGTCGAGGCCGTCGACGAACAGCTCGGCCGGCTGGTCGCGGCGATTGGGGCCGCCGGCGGCCACGCTCTCATCTGTGCCGACCACGGGAACGCCGACGACATGGGGACTGTCGATGACCCGCACACGGCCCACACGACCAACCCCGTCCCGTTCATCTACCTCGATTCCGACGGGACTGCCGGCGGACGGACCGCCCGCGATGGCGGGACGCTGGCCGACCTCGCGCCGACGATGCTCATGCTCATGGGCATCGACCAGCCGGAGGCGATGACCGGCACGCCGCTTGTCGAATAGCGGGCGACGCGATCACGCTATTTTTCGAGCAGTGAGAGATACCCCAGCGGCACGCGGTCAGTCGTGTACGTCTCGGTCCCGCGCTTGACGATTCGGCGGTCGTCGGCTTGCATCGCCGCGGCGTCGACGACGAACACGACGGGCTCGGTGGCGTGGCGACGTCCCACCTCGCGGGCCGCCGCGACGGAGTCCGAGAGGTGGACCGTCTGTCGCCCCATCGGCTTCAGTCCCGTTTCGCGTATCGACGCGACGTTTCGCGGTACAGTTCCGTGATACAGCGTCGCCGGGATGGGGTCGTCGGTCGCATCCAAGATTACGTCGACAGAGTGCCCGTAGGCCGCCCGAACGCGGCCGCCAGCGGCCACTGTACTTGACTCGTCACTGGTTCCTGTCCGCTCGAACCGCCCTTTCGGGTCCGTGGCGATGACTCCAGCCAGCGCCTCGCCGTCGGCCCAGTCGTACTTCCGCTCGACTGCGGCCTGGAGGGACGCGAACGCCGTCCACCCCGCTTCGTCTACCTCGATGCCTGCGTCTTCGGGGAAGTGCCTGAGCGCTCCCGAGGTGAATTTCGAGAGCTGTCGCCGCCGTTCGCCGTCGAGAACGAGGGTCCCCTCTCTGTCACAGACCGGGCACGCATCCCCCTCGAAAAAGCCGTCCTCGGAACAGCGACGGACCGCGTCTGGCATGGTCGAGAATGAGCCACGACCATACAAAAGCATCACGCGGACGTGACGACGGCCCGCGTATCGACAGCTGCCAGACGCTTTCACCGGCGGCCACGGCATCGCTGCTGGCAAGTCGACATAAGCTCTCAGACTAACTTCTCGGGAATTTTCAAGTGGATACAGTCATCAGTGAGCCATAGCGAAATGCCGTCCCCAACAGACCTCGAACTCGGCGGTGAGCGGTCCGACGTGTATCGGTTCGTGGAGCGGAACGGCCCCGTCGCGCCCGCCGAGGTGGCCGAAGCCATCAGCGTCGATCCCGAGCGGTTCCAGCACCATGTCTCCATTCTCAAACGGGACGACCTCATCGAGTCCACCGAGGACGGGAAGCTGACCGTGGCGCTCCACCACGGCGAGACGGCCGAACACTACGAGGCCGGCGTCAGCTACGAGATACGACCTTCCCGGCCGTCGGACCTCTCCGGCGTCGTCGGCACGATACGCGACGTGACCAGCGAGGCACCGTACATCATCGCGGCCGGTGTCGCCGAGCAACTGGCCTACGAGGACACGCTCGTCCGCTGGGGTCCCAATCGCTGTCGCGTCGTCTTCGTCGCCACGGTCGACGACGACGTCGTCGGCTGGGTCCACGTCGCCATGTCCGAGGTGGCCGAACTCGCGTCGACGGCCGAACTCACGCTCGGAGTAATGGAGACGTACCGCCGCCACGGTATCGGCAGCCACCTGCTCCACCGCGGGGTCGAATGGGCCGCGAGCCGCGGCTGTCGAAAGGTGTACAACAGCCTGCCGGCCACAAACGAGCGGGCCATCGACTTCCTGAAGGAGACCGGCTGGACGGTCGAGGCTGTCCGCGATGGCCACTACGAGATCGACGGCGAACTGGTCGACGAGGTGATGCTGGCGCGCCGGCTGGACTGAGACGGACTGACGGCAAGGGCTACCCTTGTGAGCGGAGAACCCGGGGCTAGCGCCCTATGGCTTTATGATTATCTACCGACAAGTGACGACATGACAGTTACCGAACTAGAAGACTACGGAATGCTCCGGATGAACGTCGAGGACATCGAAAAGACCCTCGAACGGAAGAGCATTGGCGTGCTTGGCGTCCCGACCGATTCCGCGCCGCTACTGCGCCCGCTTGGTTTCTGGTACGACGGCGAGTCCGCGCTCTACTTCGTCTACGTTCTCGGTGCCGACAGCCGGAAAGTGACGGCAAGCGACCATGCGGACGTTGCCCGGTTTCTCATCTACGACGTCGAAACGACGTTCAACTGGCGCAGCGTCCTGCTGACGGGGACCATCGAACGAGTCCCTGACGACGAACGCAGGGCAATCGAAGAACAGATAGACACTTCCTGGACGCCCGACGTGTTCGAACGGGCGGCCG
The genomic region above belongs to Haloarcula hispanica ATCC 33960 and contains:
- a CDS encoding DUF7113 family protein, with protein sequence MLLIRGTAGGTALTGTLYEPGEEPPEFNGAPDEGTPYVWLCDAFYEVESGGQVQSIGDREIRIAFESPMPRGFETRDAAIDAAKEHVRTQFARLGVAGETVDVTVQQAETA
- a CDS encoding pyridoxamine 5'-phosphate oxidase family protein, giving the protein MTVTELEDYGMLRMNVEDIEKTLERKSIGVLGVPTDSAPLLRPLGFWYDGESALYFVYVLGADSRKVTASDHADVARFLIYDVETTFNWRSVLLTGTIERVPDDERRAIEEQIDTSWTPDVFERAAETEATALYRFRIDDRVGIKQLELPPELRTEFSTSGPD
- the gpmI gene encoding 2,3-bisphosphoglycerate-independent phosphoglycerate mutase, translating into MDVGLIILDGWGLNPDDDVRDAVAAADTPNFDRYRDAGAASTLATHGRRVGLPEGQMGNSEVGHLNIGAGRVVKQDSARVSDSIARSRGESPPDDAAQDPPFFENETILSAFEHAEDHGGRVHFMGLVSDGGVHSYQDHLHALIELAGERGTDAVSHAFTDGRDTSPTGGEDYLTDLEAHAEAHGTGHVATVCGRYYAMDRDQNWERTRRAYDAIVHREGDHHADDAVTAATESYARDTTDEFIEPTTVGDHAGLEDGDAVIFFNFRSDRARQLTRMLGDIRPDDWGADTEPPDTRLVTMTQYDETFDLPVAFPPNQPEDVLGEVISEAGKTQIRLAETEKYPHVTYFLNGGREVAFDGESREIVDSPDVATYDMQPEMSAPELADTAIEFIETEDPDAMVLNFANPDMVGHTGDFDAAVTAVEAVDEQLGRLVAAIGAAGGHALICADHGNADDMGTVDDPHTAHTTNPVPFIYLDSDGTAGGRTARDGGTLADLAPTMLMLMGIDQPEAMTGTPLVE
- a CDS encoding DNA double-strand break repair nuclease NurA, whose translation is MTLDPVHVDGIAKLAGQVRETVETSDQEAAAEEVWDSFLDPLWQDGTKILEPLGEQRRRKVPIEDIALADPPFPTQHGLDSGTINPTTFKNGLVLDVAQAAMGSVPSDVELHRGRTIIMAVHSNDATLGFDGEWQGGDRGYAKRRVLDVPQVDRYEQRVVHALALYLAESQHALTNADVVEDLFILDGPIYPTGVLRWADRDTELADLLAEDDRPKTVVNNYVDLVERFVERDVPMVGFIKNSSTKALTRALRRKTNAPWVNDTAFFRRILERRDDDGERQTDCLTATNWFRSRGGTDGIMAADGDALGIERSLDPEAYEVTFFVLYDPRSDLVFRVEAPYAFTKDPECRAKLTRQILHDVAREQGPPLAIGKADELAKIDRQGSEELTRRIERTFETDREREFNDIRWGAVEESF
- a CDS encoding RNA 2'-phosphotransferase, whose amino-acid sequence is MPDAVRRCSEDGFFEGDACPVCDREGTLVLDGERRRQLSKFTSGALRHFPEDAGIEVDEAGWTAFASLQAAVERKYDWADGEALAGVIATDPKGRFERTGTSDESSTVAAGGRVRAAYGHSVDVILDATDDPIPATLYHGTVPRNVASIRETGLKPMGRQTVHLSDSVAAAREVGRRHATEPVVFVVDAAAMQADDRRIVKRGTETYTTDRVPLGYLSLLEK
- a CDS encoding winged helix-turn-helix domain-containing protein, producing the protein MAEDPSPTEVFALLDDDYARALLAATSHRPMTATELSNDCDMSLSTVYRRLDALEDCGLVAARTQIADDGHHVDVYEAQMDELTVCLTDGTFDVSLSVESTTHEFADALVDLWEGL
- a CDS encoding DUF7522 family protein — translated: MTRNILSDDLADAIVTTARTATGDSLRSVTYFTRANFEQLYLREDLEQDADLNDFVGHEWQGYKQTKNAYQESELGDYRFTVRAFSNGYLLRATTERQGVLITTDGLTMQSYEEIAEAIERILREESGKE
- a CDS encoding bifunctional helix-turn-helix transcriptional regulator/GNAT family N-acetyltransferase; the encoded protein is MPSPTDLELGGERSDVYRFVERNGPVAPAEVAEAISVDPERFQHHVSILKRDDLIESTEDGKLTVALHHGETAEHYEAGVSYEIRPSRPSDLSGVVGTIRDVTSEAPYIIAAGVAEQLAYEDTLVRWGPNRCRVVFVATVDDDVVGWVHVAMSEVAELASTAELTLGVMETYRRHGIGSHLLHRGVEWAASRGCRKVYNSLPATNERAIDFLKETGWTVEAVRDGHYEIDGELVDEVMLARRLD
- a CDS encoding DUF7521 family protein, yielding MDVAGLSAETWVTVNTAFHLAQTGVGLLIAALALVGYRRQRTRSMLALAVGISLLTFVSYLVTLGAVQVFPRVVFPLPGTITELVGLLVLLYAIVLARRG